Below is a window of Candidatus Kapaibacterium sp. DNA.
GCGGCAAACATAAGGCAACATTCACCCCTCATGTAGATAATGGTGATTTCGTCGTTATTTTAAATGCAGAGAAGATAATGTTGCAGGGTAAACGCCCGGAGCAAAAAACTTACTTTAGGCATTCGGGCTATCCGGGTGGTGTGAGATTGGACACTTTCAAAGATGTAATGAATACAAAACCTGAAAGAGTTCTCGAACATTCCATCAAAGGTATGTTGCCCAAAAATAGACTTGGCAGACAGATTATCAAGAAATTGAAAATCTATGTCGGTAATGAGCATCCGCACGAAGCTCAAAAGCCAAGAAATTTAGAATTGAAATATAAATAGTAATAGAGGGATAATAATTTATGAAAGCACTCACAGCAACCGGAAGAAGAAAAACATCCGTAGCGCAGGTTAGAATGGTTACTCCCGGAACAGGAAAAGTTTCTGTGAATAAGCGAGAATTCGACACTTATTTCCCGGTTGACCTAAATAGAATTGAAGCAGTTAAACCGTTCATGGTAACAGGCACCGAAGGCAAATTTGACGTTAGCGTCACTGTCCGCGGTGGTGGTATCTCCGGTCAAACAGGAGCTATCCAACTCGGTATAGCAAGAGCATTGGTCGAATACGACGAAGAAATGCGTTCGCCACTCCGCCAAGCCGGTCTCATGACTCGTGACCCGAGAATGGTTGAACGTAAAAAATACGGTCAGAAAAAAGCTCGTAAACGCTTCCAATTCTCTAAACGTTAAGACAATTTCAACAATTTCCCGCTGTTATGCGGGTTTTTGTTAATCAGATTTTTAAGATAGAATATAATTAATCATGTCGTTGGACTTGTTAGGTGTGGCAAATGCTGAATAACAGGGATGAAAGCGACAGAAGTACAACACTCATATATTTTGGAGTTCATTAATGGAACATTCAGTATCAATCGAACAACTCCTCGAATCTGGAGCGCATTTTGGTCATCTTACCCGTCGTTGGAACCCTAAGATGGCTCAATTCATTTTTACCGAACGCAACGGTATTCACATCATTGACTTGCGTAAAACTCAAGTGCTTTTAGATTTAGCTCGTCAAGCAATTTACGACATCACTTCACGTGGTCGTTCGGTGCTTTTCATCGGAACTAAACAACAAGCCAAACTTGCTATCGAAGAATCAGCTAACAAAGCCGAAATCAACTACGTTTCCGAAAGATGGTTGGGCGGTATGTTGACTAACTTCACCACTATCAGAAAAAGCATCAAACGCCTAAATACCATTGACAAGATGGAAACTGACGGCACATTTGAAAAAATCACCAAAAAAGAAAGATTACTTCTCGGTCGCGAACGCGACAGACTTCGCAAAGTCTTTGGCGGTATCGAATCTATGACAAAACTCCCCGGAGCATTGTTCGTTGTTGATACTAAGAAAGAACACTTGGCGATTAAAGAAGCAAAAATCTTAGGTATTCCCGTAATCGGAATCGTTGACACTAATGTTGACCCCGAAGAAGTAGAATACCCAATTCCGGCAAACGACGATTCAATCAAGACTGTAGAACTCGTTGCTGGTATATTAGCTGATGCAATTATCGAAGGCTCGCGCATTGCCAAAGTTAAAATGGCAGAACTTGCTGCTGACGGCGAAAGAATTGACAAAGAAACTGAAGTTGACACCGAAGACGATCCAAAGGTAAGACGTAAATTAAGAGAAAGAAGACCACCGGCTCGTACTGGACAAGCAACTCCAAGATATAACGCTCCGCAAAAACAGGCTTCAGACGCTCCGGCTGTTAACGCTCCACAGAAACCAGCTTCAGAAGCTCCGGTAGCTAACGCTAACCAATCTGACGCTGCAACAACTGAAAATTAATATTTTGTTAAAATAATTGAGATAATTTAAAATCATGGCAGAAATTTCAGCTCTTATGGTTAAAGACCTTCGCGATAAAACAGGCGCAGGTATGGCTGATTGCAAAAAAGCATTGGTCGAAGCAGATGGCGATATCACGATTGCTATCGAAGTTCTTAGAAAAAGAGGAGCGGCTTCGGCTGCTAAACGTGCAGACAAAATTGCTAACGAAGGTATGATTGTTGCTATTTCCAAAAATGACAACAAAAACGCTGTTATGGTCGAAGTGAATTGCGAAACCGACTTCGTTGCCAGAAATCAAGAATTTGACGATTTTGTAAATATAGTAGCTAATGCTTTACTTAATAACAATATTACAAATGTTGATGATTTGATGAAAGTCAGCGTAGATGGCGATTCTGTCGAAGGACTTTACAATAGTATTTTGTCTAAATTCAGCGAAAAAATTGAAATCAGAAAATTTGAACATTGGACTTCAGAAGGCTTCATTTCTACATATATTCATGCCGGAAACAAGCTCGCAGTCTTATTAGACGTTGCAATCGCAAATGTCAATGACAAAGCTGTAGCTTCAATTCGCGACATTGCAATGCAAATTGCAGCGATGAATCCTCAGTTCATTGACAGAAGCCAAGTTGACCAATCGACATTGGAAAAAGAACTCGAAATCTACAAGCAACAAGCAATTGATTCGGGCAAAAAACCTGAAATCGCCGAAAAAATTGCACAAGGCAAACTCGATAAATTCTTTACTGAAAATTGTCTTATCGAACAAGCTTTCGTCAAAGACGGCAGCATTTCGGTAAACGACGTAATCAAACAAATTTCCGAACTCACAGGCTCAGAAGTTAAAATCAATCGTTTTGCAAGATACGCACTCGGCGAATCCTAATCAATAAAAAAAAGAACAATACAAATGATAGCTTTCAGTAGAATACTTCTTAAATTGAGCGGCGAAGCCTTGATGGGCGAACGCCAATTCGGAATTGACCCGACAGTGCTAAAAGTATTTGCCGCAGAAATTGCCGAAATCTATAATTTGGGAGTTCAAATTGGTATCGTAATCGGTGGCGGGAACATCTTCAGAGGTGTTCAAGCCGCCGCTCACGGCATCCACAAAGTTTCCGGTGACCAAATGGGTATGCTGGCGACTGTCATTAATTCCATAGCATTCCAAAATGCTCTCGAAGAGTT
It encodes the following:
- the rpsI gene encoding 30S ribosomal protein S9, giving the protein MKALTATGRRKTSVAQVRMVTPGTGKVSVNKREFDTYFPVDLNRIEAVKPFMVTGTEGKFDVSVTVRGGGISGQTGAIQLGIARALVEYDEEMRSPLRQAGLMTRDPRMVERKKYGQKKARKRFQFSKR
- the tsf gene encoding translation elongation factor Ts translates to MAEISALMVKDLRDKTGAGMADCKKALVEADGDITIAIEVLRKRGAASAAKRADKIANEGMIVAISKNDNKNAVMVEVNCETDFVARNQEFDDFVNIVANALLNNNITNVDDLMKVSVDGDSVEGLYNSILSKFSEKIEIRKFEHWTSEGFISTYIHAGNKLAVLLDVAIANVNDKAVASIRDIAMQIAAMNPQFIDRSQVDQSTLEKELEIYKQQAIDSGKKPEIAEKIAQGKLDKFFTENCLIEQAFVKDGSISVNDVIKQISELTGSEVKINRFARYALGES
- the rplM gene encoding 50S ribosomal protein L13, which gives rise to MTKSLRKEDVTRDWWVIDASEQTVGRLSTQVAILLRGKHKATFTPHVDNGDFVVILNAEKIMLQGKRPEQKTYFRHSGYPGGVRLDTFKDVMNTKPERVLEHSIKGMLPKNRLGRQIIKKLKIYVGNEHPHEAQKPRNLELKYK
- the rpsB gene encoding 30S ribosomal protein S2 gives rise to the protein MEHSVSIEQLLESGAHFGHLTRRWNPKMAQFIFTERNGIHIIDLRKTQVLLDLARQAIYDITSRGRSVLFIGTKQQAKLAIEESANKAEINYVSERWLGGMLTNFTTIRKSIKRLNTIDKMETDGTFEKITKKERLLLGRERDRLRKVFGGIESMTKLPGALFVVDTKKEHLAIKEAKILGIPVIGIVDTNVDPEEVEYPIPANDDSIKTVELVAGILADAIIEGSRIAKVKMAELAADGERIDKETEVDTEDDPKVRRKLRERRPPARTGQATPRYNAPQKQASDAPAVNAPQKPASEAPVANANQSDAATTEN